The proteins below come from a single Alosa sapidissima isolate fAloSap1 chromosome 23, fAloSap1.pri, whole genome shotgun sequence genomic window:
- the LOC121698847 gene encoding carboxypeptidase O-like isoform X3, with product MMNVERCLLCRSFAIPAEQRTSGVMKGPVAVVLMLLLNRQLVTARVLKQTEPRNYDYTMYHPLPEIMAWMRKIETENPEIVSTITYGTSYENRDITLLKIGLNSAENKKAIWMDCGIHAREWISPAFCQYFVKEILHTYKTDAKVEEMLKNLDFYVTPVLNVDGYTYTWKDNTTRQWRKNRSPGTGSCIGTDLNPIGVSTDSCSIIYPGPKANSENETRAVVDFVGARSKDILCFLTIHSFSQMILFPYGHPNIKDPNYDELTELVNTAAKAIKAVHGMNYTVGSVTETIYPTGGLSMDWARFIGIPYSFAFELRDKGEHGFKLPEDQIQPTCEEAYEGALSIITYIHDKTFHSSAVSVRATLWTALLASWLTSTALL from the exons ATGATGAATGTTGAAAGATGCTTGCTATGTCGAAGTTTTGCAATTCCAG CTGAACAGAGGACCAGTGGAGTAATGAAGGGCCCAGTGGCTGTGGTTCTGATGCTGTTACTAAATAGACAGTTAGTCACAGCAAG AGTTCTCAAACAGACGGAGCCAAGAAATTATGACTATACCATGTACCACCCTCTGCCTGAA ATCATGGCTTGGATGAGGAAGATTGAAACTGAGAACCCTGAGATAGTGTCCACCATTACCTATGGGACATCCTATGAGAACAGAGACATCACATTGCTCAAG ATTGGCCTGAACTCTGCTGAGAACAAAAAGGCCATCTGGATGGACTGTGGTATCCACGCCAGAGAATGGATCTCCCCGGCTTTCTGCCAATACTTTGTCAAAGAG ATACTCCACACTTACAAAACCGACGCCAAGGtggaggagatgctcaagaacCTGGATTTCTACGTCACCCCTGTGCTGAATGTGGATGGCTACACATACACTTGGAAAGACAATACG ACTCGGCAGTGGAGGAAAAACAGATCACCAGGCACGGGCAGTTGTATTGGAACAGACCTCAACC CCATTGGTGTGTCTACAGACTCTTGCTCCATCATCTACCCTGGTCCCAAGGCCAATTCAGAGAATGAGACCAGGGCTGTGGTGGACTTTGTGGGGGCAAGGAGTAAAGACATCCTCTGCTTCCTGACCATCCACTCGTTTAGCCAGATGATCCTCTTCCCTTACGGCCATCCTAACATCAAGGACCCCAACTACGATGAGCTG ACAGAGCTGGTGAACACTGCAGCCAAAGCCATAAAGGCAGTCCATGGAATGAACTACACAGTGGGTTCCGTCACAGAAACAATAT ACCCAACAGGAGGCTTGTCCATGGACTGGGCTCGCTTCATCGGTATCCCCTACTCCTTTGCCTTCGAGCTGAGGGATAAAGGTGAGCACGGCTTCAAACTCCCAGAGGACCAGATTCAGCCCACCTGTGAGGAGGCCTATGAGGGAGCTCTCTCCATCATCACCTACATCCATGACAAGACCTTCCACAGTTCTGCTGTTAGCGTAAGGGCAACTCTGTGGACAGCACTGCTGGCCTCATGGCTCACTAGCACCGCTCTGCTGTAA
- the LOC121698847 gene encoding carboxypeptidase O-like isoform X1: protein MMNVERCLLCRSFAIPAEQRTSGVMKGPVAVVLMLLLNRQLVTARVLKQTEPRNYDYTMYHPLPEIMAWMRKIETENPEIVSTITYGTSYENRDITLLKIGLNSAENKKAIWMDCGIHAREWISPAFCQYFVKEILHTYKTDAKVEEMLKNLDFYVTPVLNVDGYTYTWKDNTTRQWRKNRSPGTGSCIGTDLNRNYDFLWGTIGVSTDSCSIIYPGPKANSENETRAVVDFVGARSKDILCFLTIHSFSQMILFPYGHPNIKDPNYDELTELVNTAAKAIKAVHGMNYTVGSVTETIYPTGGLSMDWARFIGIPYSFAFELRDKGEHGFKLPEDQIQPTCEEAYEGALSIITYIHDKTFHSSAVSVRATLWTALLASWLTSTALL from the exons ATGATGAATGTTGAAAGATGCTTGCTATGTCGAAGTTTTGCAATTCCAG CTGAACAGAGGACCAGTGGAGTAATGAAGGGCCCAGTGGCTGTGGTTCTGATGCTGTTACTAAATAGACAGTTAGTCACAGCAAG AGTTCTCAAACAGACGGAGCCAAGAAATTATGACTATACCATGTACCACCCTCTGCCTGAA ATCATGGCTTGGATGAGGAAGATTGAAACTGAGAACCCTGAGATAGTGTCCACCATTACCTATGGGACATCCTATGAGAACAGAGACATCACATTGCTCAAG ATTGGCCTGAACTCTGCTGAGAACAAAAAGGCCATCTGGATGGACTGTGGTATCCACGCCAGAGAATGGATCTCCCCGGCTTTCTGCCAATACTTTGTCAAAGAG ATACTCCACACTTACAAAACCGACGCCAAGGtggaggagatgctcaagaacCTGGATTTCTACGTCACCCCTGTGCTGAATGTGGATGGCTACACATACACTTGGAAAGACAATACG ACTCGGCAGTGGAGGAAAAACAGATCACCAGGCACGGGCAGTTGTATTGGAACAGACCTCAACCGTAACTATGATTTCCTGTGGGGGA CCATTGGTGTGTCTACAGACTCTTGCTCCATCATCTACCCTGGTCCCAAGGCCAATTCAGAGAATGAGACCAGGGCTGTGGTGGACTTTGTGGGGGCAAGGAGTAAAGACATCCTCTGCTTCCTGACCATCCACTCGTTTAGCCAGATGATCCTCTTCCCTTACGGCCATCCTAACATCAAGGACCCCAACTACGATGAGCTG ACAGAGCTGGTGAACACTGCAGCCAAAGCCATAAAGGCAGTCCATGGAATGAACTACACAGTGGGTTCCGTCACAGAAACAATAT ACCCAACAGGAGGCTTGTCCATGGACTGGGCTCGCTTCATCGGTATCCCCTACTCCTTTGCCTTCGAGCTGAGGGATAAAGGTGAGCACGGCTTCAAACTCCCAGAGGACCAGATTCAGCCCACCTGTGAGGAGGCCTATGAGGGAGCTCTCTCCATCATCACCTACATCCATGACAAGACCTTCCACAGTTCTGCTGTTAGCGTAAGGGCAACTCTGTGGACAGCACTGCTGGCCTCATGGCTCACTAGCACCGCTCTGCTGTAA
- the LOC121698847 gene encoding carboxypeptidase O-like isoform X2, with protein MLKDACYVEVLQFQTAEQRTSGVMKGPVAVVLMLLLNRQLVTARVLKQTEPRNYDYTMYHPLPEIMAWMRKIETENPEIVSTITYGTSYENRDITLLKIGLNSAENKKAIWMDCGIHAREWISPAFCQYFVKEILHTYKTDAKVEEMLKNLDFYVTPVLNVDGYTYTWKDNTTRQWRKNRSPGTGSCIGTDLNRNYDFLWGTIGVSTDSCSIIYPGPKANSENETRAVVDFVGARSKDILCFLTIHSFSQMILFPYGHPNIKDPNYDELTELVNTAAKAIKAVHGMNYTVGSVTETIYPTGGLSMDWARFIGIPYSFAFELRDKGEHGFKLPEDQIQPTCEEAYEGALSIITYIHDKTFHSSAVSVRATLWTALLASWLTSTALL; from the exons ATGTTGAAAGATGCTTGCTATGTCGAAGTTTTGCAATTCCAG ACAGCTGAACAGAGGACCAGTGGAGTAATGAAGGGCCCAGTGGCTGTGGTTCTGATGCTGTTACTAAATAGACAGTTAGTCACAGCAAG AGTTCTCAAACAGACGGAGCCAAGAAATTATGACTATACCATGTACCACCCTCTGCCTGAA ATCATGGCTTGGATGAGGAAGATTGAAACTGAGAACCCTGAGATAGTGTCCACCATTACCTATGGGACATCCTATGAGAACAGAGACATCACATTGCTCAAG ATTGGCCTGAACTCTGCTGAGAACAAAAAGGCCATCTGGATGGACTGTGGTATCCACGCCAGAGAATGGATCTCCCCGGCTTTCTGCCAATACTTTGTCAAAGAG ATACTCCACACTTACAAAACCGACGCCAAGGtggaggagatgctcaagaacCTGGATTTCTACGTCACCCCTGTGCTGAATGTGGATGGCTACACATACACTTGGAAAGACAATACG ACTCGGCAGTGGAGGAAAAACAGATCACCAGGCACGGGCAGTTGTATTGGAACAGACCTCAACCGTAACTATGATTTCCTGTGGGGGA CCATTGGTGTGTCTACAGACTCTTGCTCCATCATCTACCCTGGTCCCAAGGCCAATTCAGAGAATGAGACCAGGGCTGTGGTGGACTTTGTGGGGGCAAGGAGTAAAGACATCCTCTGCTTCCTGACCATCCACTCGTTTAGCCAGATGATCCTCTTCCCTTACGGCCATCCTAACATCAAGGACCCCAACTACGATGAGCTG ACAGAGCTGGTGAACACTGCAGCCAAAGCCATAAAGGCAGTCCATGGAATGAACTACACAGTGGGTTCCGTCACAGAAACAATAT ACCCAACAGGAGGCTTGTCCATGGACTGGGCTCGCTTCATCGGTATCCCCTACTCCTTTGCCTTCGAGCTGAGGGATAAAGGTGAGCACGGCTTCAAACTCCCAGAGGACCAGATTCAGCCCACCTGTGAGGAGGCCTATGAGGGAGCTCTCTCCATCATCACCTACATCCATGACAAGACCTTCCACAGTTCTGCTGTTAGCGTAAGGGCAACTCTGTGGACAGCACTGCTGGCCTCATGGCTCACTAGCACCGCTCTGCTGTAA
- the LOC121698848 gene encoding carboxypeptidase O-like — MESPVVAVLILVLLSGQSVTGRVLKQIVEPRKYDYTKYHPLSEITAWMKQIETENPGVVSTTIYGKSYENRDIAFLKIGLNSAENKKAIWMDCGIHAREWISPAFCQYFVKEILHTYKTDAKVEEMLKNLDFYVTPVLNVDGYTYTWKDNTTRLWRKNRSPPSTATCNCTGIDLNRNYDAVWGTFGVSTNCCSILYPGPKANSEHETRAVVDFVGARSKDILCFLTIHSYGQMILFPYGHPHIKDPNHDELTAVVKNAGQAIKAVHGMDYIVGALAEALYPAGGTSMDWARLIGIPFSFTFELRDKGEHAFELPENQIQPTCEEAYEGARSIITYVHDKTFHNITTLPNAATTLMATMWTVLLTLCLSSASLL, encoded by the exons ATGGAGAGCCCAGTGGTTGCGGTGTTGATACTGGTGTTACTGAGTGGACAGTCAGTCACAGGAAG AGTTCTCAAACAAATTGTTGAGCCAAGAAAGTATGACTACACCAAGTATCACCCTCTGTCTGAG ATCACAGCTTGGATGAAGCAGATTGAAACAGAGAACCCGGGAGTGGTATCTACCACCATCTATGGGAAGTCCTATGAAAACAGAGACATTGCATTCCTCAAG ATTGGCCTGAACTCTGCTGAGAACAAAAAGGCCATCTGGATGGACTGTGGTATCCACGCCAGAGAATGGATCTCCCCGGCTTTCTGCCAATACTTTGTCAAAGAG ATACTCCACACTTACAAAACCGACGCCAAGGtggaggagatgctcaagaacCTGGATTTCTACGTCACCCCTGTGCTGAATGTGGATGGCTACACATACACTTGGAAAGACAATACG ACTCGATTGTGGAGGAAAAACAGATCGCCGCCAAGCACAGCCACTTGCAACTGTACAGGCATAGATCTCAATCGCAACTATGATGCTGTGTGGGGAA CCTTTGGTGTGTCTACAAACTGTTGCTCCATCCTCTACCCTGGACCCAAGGCCAATTCAGAGCATGAGACCAGGGCTGTGGTGGACTTTGTGGGGGCAAGGAGTAAAGACATCCTCTGCTTCCTGACCATCCACTCCTATGGCCAGATGATCCTCTTCCCATATGGCCACCCGCACATCAAGGACCCCAACCATGATGAGCTG ACAGCGGTGGTGAAAAATGCAGGCCAAGCCATAAAGGCAGTTCACGGAATGGACTACATAGTGGGTGCCCTCGCAGAAGCcttgt ACCCAGCTGGAGGCACCTCCATGGACTGGGCCCGCCTCATCGGTATCCCCTTCTCCTTCACCTTCGAGCTGAGGGATAAGGGTGAGCACGCCTTTGAACTCCCAGAGAACCAGATTCAGCCCACCTGTGAGGAGGCCTATGAGGGAGCTCGCTCCATCATCACCTACGTCCACGACAAAACCTTCCACAATATTACCACTCTTCCAAATGCTGCTACCACGTTAATGGCCACCATGTGGACTGTCCTGCTCACTTTATGCCTCTCTAGCGCATCCCTGCTGTAG